CAACATCAACATTTTCCACAACGATGAAATCTCTAGCTTTTGCAGAACCATTAAAACCATCAGGATCAATTTTGACTACACTATTTTGTTGTCCTCTTGAGCCAAACTGCACATATCCATCAGCGATCGCATCTGTACCTGTATAACCGAGACTGTATAATGCTCCAGTGAGGTCAATTTTATCGCTACCCACAGTAAAATCAGTAATGCGATCGCCACCATCTACATTACTTTCATAGCGGAAAATATCGCTACCTAACCCACCCGTGAGAACATCGGAACCTTGCAAACCAATAATGATATTGTTCGCATCAGTAGCAATTAAATTGTCTCTTTGAGATGTGCCATTGATGATGTCTGTGCTGTTGATGCTGATAATGTTGAAATCATAGTTAATATCCGTCGCACTATCACCATCTATAACCAACACATAATCATAATCAAAAGGTAGGAGGGTAGCTTGAAAATCAGTGCTAATGTTCAAACCAAAGGCCACAGGAATAAATGGGTCATCAGCGTAAAGCCTCCAGCTAGCCGAGGGTGAACCATCTGTCAGACTATCGAAAATTAACGTCTGTCCTGCTTGACCACGAAAACTATATACATCACTTTCTTGACCAGGGGAAAGGGTTCCAGATACAAGCGTATTCAAGCTAACAGTGTTATGTTCTATTGTTAATAGTCGAAAATCATAACTACCAGTATCAGAGGAGCCTAAAGGATTGCCTATAATAAGTGTGTAAGTACCATTTTCTGTCAGAGGTGGTAAGATACCATCTTGATCGGCATCTTGAGCAAATAAAGTCTCTCCCGAAGGTCTAATTAAGGTAATACTGATATCATCAGACTGATCATTTTTTAGCGCATCATAATATAAACGTTGTCCCGCAGTACCAGTAAAAGTGTAAATGAAGAATTTTTCTGGTTCGTCAATAGTTCCTGTAATACGGGTGTTAAGCGTTAGTTCACTTGTTAAGGAAATTAACTGAAAACTGTAGTTGATATCTGTGTCACTCAAACCATTTGCAACTATTGTATAAGTACCATCAGGTATGAAAAGTGGAAGATTAGAACTAATGTCAATAGCCGTGACAAATTGCCCATTCTGGTCGTAAAGCTGCCAGTAACCAGAGGGGGAACTACTCGTCAAACTATCAAGATATAAAAATTTCCCAGGCGGATCTGTAAAGCGATACACGTTAGCTTCTCCACCAGGGGATAATGTATCACTGATGACTTGATTCAAGCTAATATTAGGAGCGCTAGTAACGTCTATTAGCTCAAAGTTATAATTTCCAGGTGTAAAAGATTCAGGCGAATTACTCTCAAAAATTAGTTGGTAAGTCCCAGTTTGGGTCAAAGTTAATAGAGGTTGGGGTTCTGGAACATCTATTAAACCTGGGTAATCACTATCTGCTTCTTGGTCGAGGAAAACCGTATTTCCTAAAGGATCGACCAAACGAACGCGGATATTATTAGATAAGTTATTTTGGAGTGCATCGTAATACAATACCTGTCCGACACTACCATTAAAGGTGAACACATCCTGTTCGTCCTGGTAGTCAATACTACCTAAGACAGATTGATTTAGAATCAATTGGCTTGTATTCGTTGTAACGTTATAGCTGAGAGTTTGAACATTTGGCAGTTCTTCCGACGCAACTAAAGCTTTATAGTTACTTGTCATCAGATTTCCCTTTTGTCATCAGCAAGAGTCTCTATTCTTTTACCAAATCACTGATGAAAAAATAACAATCTTTAGTAGTAGATATGTCGCTTATTCTCTCTTAAGGATTACGTACTATTACTGCGTATATGTATTTTCATGTATATATAAAGTAATACGTGATATAAAGCTTTTTGAAGCGCTATAGAAAAATAGTAGTAGGGAATGAGTTAAACCAACATCAGCGTGATAACAAAATAAAATTTTCTGGATTGCTTAAACTAGCAACATCAACATTTTCTACAAATATGAAATTTCTAGCTTTTGCAGAACCACTAAAACCATCAGGGTCAATATTGATAAAAGTGCCTAATTTTCCTCTTGAGCCAAACTGCACATATCCATCACCAATTGGATCTGTACCTTGATAATTAATACTATTTAATAATCCTCGTAGGTCGATTTTATCGCTACCGATAGTAAAATCAGTAATGCGATCGCCTCCATCCACAGTACTGGTATATTGAAAAATATCTATACCCAAGCCACCCGTGAGAACGTCTGCACCTTGTGAACCAACAATAATATTATTAACGTCAGTCCCTATTAAAGTATCTCGCCCAGAAGTACCATTAATAATAGCTGTATTATCGACGTTAATAACTTGAAAACTGTAGTTGATATCCGTATCACTTTTACCATTTATAGCTAAGACAAAAACAGAAGAAGGATAGGGATAGACATTGAGTGGTGTAAATTCAAAGTCAAAGCTAATATTGCCACCCAACAATACACTTTTTAATGGGAAATCACTGTTATAGTAAAGCTGCCAACTGGCTGAGGGAAAACCATTCGTCAAGCTATCAAAAATTAACGTCTGTCCTGGTATATAAGAGAAACTATACACAGCCGCTTCTTGACCAGGAGAAAGAGTTCCCGTGATTGGTTCATTGTAGTTAATAGGTGCATCATCCGCATCTATTAATTGGAACTCAAAGCTATTAGTAGAGTCCGAGCTTCCACCACTTATATAAAGTGTATAAGTCCCATCTTCTGGTAGAGCAGGTAGAAGTAAATTAGCATCTGCATTTAATGGTGCTGTTGAGAAAAAGTAATCTTGTCCAGACGGAGTAAAAATATATATATTAAGATTACTGGACAAGTCTTTGTTAAGGGCATCAAAATACAAGTGCTGTCCTACAGTACCTTTAAATGTATAGATATAGAAGTCCTCTGGTTCGTCAATAGTGCCTGAGACGGGAGTATTAAAAGTTATCTGACTGTTTCTTAACTGGAAACTGTAGTTGAAATCAGTGTTATTAACTCCATCCAAAACTAATGTATAAGTATCATCCCCAGGTAAGGAAAATGGTGTAGTAACAGAATTGAGACTACCAGCCGTAATAAATTGTCCATTCGGATCATAAATTTGCCAGTAACCAGAGGGAGAACCGACTGTTAAACCATCAAATAATAAAGTTTGTCCTGCTGTTCCTGTAAAGCGATATACTTCGGCTTCTCCACCAGGAGAAAATGTCTTACTAATGACTTGATTTAAGTTAATAGTCGGGACAGTAGCAACGTCTATTAGCTCAAAGTTATAATTTTCGGGTTGAGAAGATCCAGCAGTGCTACTTACAAAAATTAGTTGATAAGTGCCTGTTTGTGTCAATGTGAACAGACTGTCAGGCCCGCTATCAGTAATTAAACGTGGGTAGTCATTATCTGCATCTTGGTTGTAGAAAACTGTATTTCCTGAAGGGTCAACCAAGCGAACGCTGACATTATCAGATAAGTTACTTTGAAGAGCATCGTAATATAATACCTGTCCAACTGTCCCAGTGAAAGTAAATATATCTTGCTGATTTTGTTCATCAATACTACCTAAGACGGATTGATTTAAAGTTAATTCTCTTGTGGTAGTTACGCTGTTGTAGTTGAGATGTTGAATGTCTTGGTGTTGCTCCGACGCAACGAAGGTTTTATAGCTACTCGCCATCGGATTTTCCTTTTTTCATCAGCATTAATCCGTATGTTTATACCAAATTGCTGATGTAAAAATAACACTCTTTAGTAATATATATAGGTTGTATTGAATACAATCTTAGTTAAAGGATTATAATAGTTCATAAGTGCATAAAATATCAATATTAATAAGTAATAATTCGTTTAAATGCTTTTAATAGAACATTTAGTATAAGATGATTAAGATTCCCATCGTAAAAGAGCGAGTATATTTTAATTACGATATATAAATTTGCTATATTTCAGCTTAGTACCATAGCACTCATATTTGATTTCTGAAAAAGTCTCAGTACAATTTTTGTTCCCTGTTCCCCGTTCTCTGTTCCCTACCTTCACGAGTAATTTCACGAATCAAACTGGATTCCTATATAGGGCTTGCTGAAAAAGTCATTTCAAAGGAAGAGAAAAATTGATTAAGTAGTCAGTCCAGAAAAAAGATAAGTTTTTGTTGTTTAAGGTTTAATGAAATATCAGTTTCGATAATAGAAGAAGTAAAAAAAGACTCAGTTTTGAAAAATAGGCAAAAAAATACACAAAAAAGCCGTAATAGCAGAGTAGAAAGATTCATAACTAAAAAAGTTATGGCAATAGCGGTGAAAGAAGTATGAGGAAGTTTAGCCATAACTCTACCAAGGCTAAATCTTCGTTTACCTTGTCCAAACTTGCCCTCAATACAATTACGAATCCTTTCGTCATAAGCGGCTTGTTTCTTCTTTTCAGGGCTGACATTTTGGGGGGGTCTACCTAGTGGTGGGCCACTAATTCTAATTCCCCTTTCTTGACACCAAGCTCGATTCTCCCTCGTCCGATAAATCTTATCAACATGAACTGATTCAGGATAATATCCGGTGTAGTTTTTGTATGCTTCTACTTGTGATTTTAAGTCTCCTGATTCGTTAAAGTTGTCCCAACTAATATGGTCTAAAAATACATAGCCATCATAGTAACTAGCTGAAAACTTAGCCCCAAACTCTACTGTTCTCCCGGCTTTACCTCGGATAATCGGACGAATGTGTGGTTGGTTTAAACTGACAATGCGGTCTTGTATACTAATTTTTTGATTTTCATATAACCATAACTGTTGACGATAAACTTCTGCTACTACTAGCAACATCTTATATTGACTGTTGCTCAGTTTTAATAGTGACGCACCTAAATTTATTAGCTGCTGAATATGAGTTAAATTTCTGTTGATATATTGCAGTTGCTTTCTGATAGCTTTCCTTCTTTCTTTAACTGTTGGTTTTCTTTTCTTGGCTACTGCTAAATAATCCTTTCTTGCTTTGTTTCTGTAGGTTCTTGGTTTGTTGATATTTCTTACTAATAAGGACTTATATAATGTATCTATGATTGTTTCTGTTTGCTTTCTGGCTTGATTTAATAATCCTAAATCTGTCGGATAACTTATGTCTGCTGGCGCACAACTAGCATCTAATATTAATTTTCCTCTATTGGCTGGCTTACTTTTTGAATCCTCGACCTCTGGCTTTTTTGCTCTTACTTCTACCTCCTGTTTATTTTCTAACATCTTCCTGACTATTTCTTGATTGATTTTATTGACTAATTCTATATCTATCCTTTCTCTAAAATGAACTAGCATTGACGGGTCAAATGCAGATTCATTACTATATGCTGACATTCCTATAAAGTATTGCAGATACGGGTTCTCCCGAATTTGTTCTACTGTCTCTCTGTCACTTATTCCTAATTTTTCTTTAATTATTAATGCTCCCAACGCCATTCTAAATGTTTTGGCTGGCGCTCCCATTCTTGCTGAAAATATTTCTGCGTACTCTGCTTCAAATTTTGACCAAGGTATCATGTTCGCCATGATTACCCATCGGTTATCTGACGCTAGTTTTCCCCCAAAGGGTAGTTCAAAGTTTTCTGCTGCTTTTTCTTGCTTTTGCGCTCTTCGATACATTTTAACGCAACTTGCTACAAGGATTTTTACTTATCTTACCCTTTTTCTTTTCACCTTATTTTTCTTTCCTGACCCTGAAACTCTTCATTCTGCTATCTTTCGCCCTTATTCAGCCAGCCCTATATATTTCTTCAACTATTTGAAAATAAAATCAAACAAATAATGTGCCATTTGCAGTTTAGAACAAGGCGCTATTACTTGTTGCTGCCCTTGAGTATTTAAAAAGATGGCTTGGTTATTGTCACTCCCAAAACCACTATCTGGTTTGTCGATGGGGTTAGCAACGATCGCATCTAATTTTTTACTATATAACTTTTCTTTAGCTGGTGTAACTATATCCCCTGTTTGGGCGGCAAAACCAATTAAACGCTGATGTGGTTGTTTGAGTTGCCCTAATTGAGCAACTATATCTGGTACAGGTTCCAACGGTAAGGATTGGGGGAGCGATCGCTTGGGTAATTTCTCTATACTATAATCTTTAGGTTTCACATCGGCCACAGCCGCAGACATAATAATGATATCTGCGTTGGGTAAATATTCCAGCATCACCTGCTGCATTTCTTCGGCACTAATAATAGGAATTGCTTGTACACCCAGAGGAACTTCCCAATTAGCAGCGCCATGTACCAAAGTCACTTGCGCACCCCGATGTAAAGCAGCTTGGGCTAATGCCAGTCCCATTTTACCTGTAGAGGGATTACCAATGTACCGCACTGGGTCAAGATACTCTTGCGTACCCCCCGCACTAATTAAAACACGCTTAAGGGCCAAGTCTCGCTTGCCTTGGGTATGTAATAAAGATTGGATATAAGTCAAAATTTCTGGAGGTTCGGCCATTCTTCCAGCACCGACGCGATCGCACGCTAACAAACCCGATGCTGTACCAATCCCATGATACCTGCTATCTGTTAATAACTGTTGCCAATTGCGTTGCACTGTTAGCTGTTCCCACATATCAGTATTCATCGCTGGCGCTAACAACACCGGACAAGTGGAAGCTAACACCGTATTGGTGAGTAAGTTATCAGCCATCCCGTGAGTTAGTTTAGCCAAGGTATTCGCTGTGAGGGGGGCAATTACCATCAAATCTGCCCACTCACCTAACTCAATATGCAACGGACGGGAGTGAGTAGGCTGCCAAAAATCATCATCAGTATAAGCAGGGTGACGAGAGAGGGTAGCTAAAGTCAGGGGTGTCACAAATTGCTGCGCTGAACGAGTCATCAGGACTCGAACCTCTACCCCCGTTTTAAACAAACTAGAAACTACTTCACAAACCTTGTAAGCAGCAATACCACCGCCCACAGCCACAAGCACCCGA
Above is a genomic segment from Nostoc sp. MS1 containing:
- the coaBC gene encoding bifunctional phosphopantothenoylcysteine decarboxylase/phosphopantothenate--cysteine ligase CoaBC codes for the protein MVNSQPPTENRKSRVLVAVGGGIAAYKVCEVVSSLFKTGVEVRVLMTRSAQQFVTPLTLATLSRHPAYTDDDFWQPTHSRPLHIELGEWADLMVIAPLTANTLAKLTHGMADNLLTNTVLASTCPVLLAPAMNTDMWEQLTVQRNWQQLLTDSRYHGIGTASGLLACDRVGAGRMAEPPEILTYIQSLLHTQGKRDLALKRVLISAGGTQEYLDPVRYIGNPSTGKMGLALAQAALHRGAQVTLVHGAANWEVPLGVQAIPIISAEEMQQVMLEYLPNADIIIMSAAVADVKPKDYSIEKLPKRSLPQSLPLEPVPDIVAQLGQLKQPHQRLIGFAAQTGDIVTPAKEKLYSKKLDAIVANPIDKPDSGFGSDNNQAIFLNTQGQQQVIAPCSKLQMAHYLFDFIFK
- a CDS encoding IS5 family transposase, which codes for MYRRAQKQEKAAENFELPFGGKLASDNRWVIMANMIPWSKFEAEYAEIFSARMGAPAKTFRMALGALIIKEKLGISDRETVEQIRENPYLQYFIGMSAYSNESAFDPSMLVHFRERIDIELVNKINQEIVRKMLENKQEVEVRAKKPEVEDSKSKPANRGKLILDASCAPADISYPTDLGLLNQARKQTETIIDTLYKSLLVRNINKPRTYRNKARKDYLAVAKKRKPTVKERRKAIRKQLQYINRNLTHIQQLINLGASLLKLSNSQYKMLLVVAEVYRQQLWLYENQKISIQDRIVSLNQPHIRPIIRGKAGRTVEFGAKFSASYYDGYVFLDHISWDNFNESGDLKSQVEAYKNYTGYYPESVHVDKIYRTRENRAWCQERGIRISGPPLGRPPQNVSPEKKKQAAYDERIRNCIEGKFGQGKRRFSLGRVMAKLPHTSFTAIAITFLVMNLSTLLLRLFCVFFCLFFKTESFFTSSIIETDISLNLKQQKLIFFLD
- a CDS encoding M10 family metallopeptidase C-terminal domain-containing protein; this encodes MTSNYKALVASEELPNVQTLSYNVTTNTSQLILNQSVLGSIDYQDEQDVFTFNGSVGQVLYYDALQNNLSNNIRVRLVDPLGNTVFLDQEADSDYPGLIDVPEPQPLLTLTQTGTYQLIFESNSPESFTPGNYNFELIDVTSAPNISLNQVISDTLSPGGEANVYRFTDPPGKFLYLDSLTSSSPSGYWQLYDQNGQFVTAIDISSNLPLFIPDGTYTIVANGLSDTDINYSFQLISLTSELTLNTRITGTIDEPEKFFIYTFTGTAGQRLYYDALKNDQSDDISITLIRPSGETLFAQDADQDGILPPLTENGTYTLIIGNPLGSSDTGSYDFRLLTIEHNTVSLNTLVSGTLSPGQESDVYSFRGQAGQTLIFDSLTDGSPSASWRLYADDPFIPVAFGLNISTDFQATLLPFDYDYVLVIDGDSATDINYDFNIISINSTDIINGTSQRDNLIATDANNIIIGLQGSDVLTGGLGSDIFRYESNVDGGDRITDFTVGSDKIDLTGALYSLGYTGTDAIADGYVQFGSRGQQNSVVKIDPDGFNGSAKARDFIVVENVDVASLSNPDNFLSLSPFF
- a CDS encoding type I secretion C-terminal target domain-containing protein, with protein sequence MASSYKTFVASEQHQDIQHLNYNSVTTTRELTLNQSVLGSIDEQNQQDIFTFTGTVGQVLYYDALQSNLSDNVSVRLVDPSGNTVFYNQDADNDYPRLITDSGPDSLFTLTQTGTYQLIFVSSTAGSSQPENYNFELIDVATVPTINLNQVISKTFSPGGEAEVYRFTGTAGQTLLFDGLTVGSPSGYWQIYDPNGQFITAGSLNSVTTPFSLPGDDTYTLVLDGVNNTDFNYSFQLRNSQITFNTPVSGTIDEPEDFYIYTFKGTVGQHLYFDALNKDLSSNLNIYIFTPSGQDYFFSTAPLNADANLLLPALPEDGTYTLYISGGSSDSTNSFEFQLIDADDAPINYNEPITGTLSPGQEAAVYSFSYIPGQTLIFDSLTNGFPSASWQLYYNSDFPLKSVLLGGNISFDFEFTPLNVYPYPSSVFVLAINGKSDTDINYSFQVINVDNTAIINGTSGRDTLIGTDVNNIIVGSQGADVLTGGLGIDIFQYTSTVDGGDRITDFTIGSDKIDLRGLLNSINYQGTDPIGDGYVQFGSRGKLGTFINIDPDGFSGSAKARNFIFVENVDVASLSNPENFILLSR